CCCGCAGGAGCGCTGCTGATCACGCTGGTTGCTGGCGTGGTGCTCTCCCAAAATCGCTGGATGGATATCGCGCTGCCGCAGTGGGTGCTGGTGCTGGCGTACACGATTGTCGGCTGGCGAATTGGGCTTAAATTTACTCGCCCGCTGCTGAGGCATGCCGCCCACGTGCTGCCCCGCATTGCGGTCAGCATCGCCATTTTGATTGCTCTGTGCGGGGTGATGGCCGCGATTCTGGTGATGGTCACGGATATCGATCCGCTTACCGCCTATTTAGCCATGAGCCCCGGCGGCGCGGACTCGGTGGCAATTATCGCCGCCTCCAGCAAACACATTGATATCGCTTTTGTGATGTCGATGCAGATGACCCGCTTTATTATTCTCGTCGCCTTCGGGCCGGTTATCGCCGCCCTCATGAAGCGGCAGGCGATGAGGTGAAAAGCTGCCTTTACCCCTCATAAAGCGAGAATAACGCGCCGGTGTTATAGACCAGGCCAAACAGCGCAACGGCGAGCAAAAAGAGAGAAGAAATCACGTCGAGAAGCTTGCCGTGGCGTTCCGGCACCCAGCGGTTCACCGTCAGGATAGAGGCCGCGAGAATTGCGAAGTCGAGGATAATCCAGACCAGAGATAGCGTCATAATACTGGCGGTAAAATCCTGGGTAATCGCCATAAATTGGGGAAAAAAGGAGACAAAAAACAGGATATCTTTCGGGTTAGAGACTCCGATAAGAAACCCTTTCAGCCATCCACCCCGCTCGCTCATCGGCGCGATATCAGCCGGATCGCGATTTCTGCGCTGCAGGCTGTTTACCGCTCCCCAGCCGATAAAAAGCGATCCCGCAAGCCCCAACAAAGACAAATAAAACGGCGTAAGCGCGACAACGCCAGCCAGCACCATTGCCGCAAACGCAATCAGCACCAGCGAGGCGGCATTGGTACCAATCAAGGTAACAAATGCCTTTCTGCTGCCATGCCGCGCTGCGGTGCCGGTCACCAGCGCAACGACCGGGCCAGGAGTCAGGATCAGCATGAAAACGGCGAGCGTGTAGGCAGCCAGCAGCGGCAGGTTCATAATGTAAAATTCTCACAATAAAAATAAATGTGATGCATTAAACTGCCACCAGAGCTGATTGAAAAACGTAAAAAACTGCGCTTCAATGTGAGTTAAACTCACACTGGGTAATTACTATGTCTCTGCCACCGCTCTACGCGCTGCGTGCCTTTGAGGTTGCGGCCCGGCTCGGGTCATTCAGCAAAGCCGCCGGGCAGCTTAACGTCACGCCAGGTGCCGTTAGCCGTCATATCCGCACGCTGGAGACGTGGTTCGAATGCGAGCTGTTTCACCGAAACGGCCCCAAAGTTGAGGTCACCGCCGCCGGTCATGCGCTGGCAACCCAGCTTTCTGAGGGCTTTCATCGGCTGGATCAGGCCTGCCACGCCTTTCGCAGCGGCAACCGCAGGCTGCGCTTAAAATCACCGTCGACGCTGACCATGCGCTGGCTGCTGGATGTCCTCAGCGTTTTCCGACAGCAGTACGCGACCCCGGAAATAGAAATGACCAGCGTCTGGATGGATACCGACTCAGTGGACTTTACGCGTGAGCCCTATGACTGCGCCATCCTGCTGGGCGACGGGAGATTCGGCCCGGAAACGGAAGCCTGCCTGCTGTTTGACGAGTGGCTGGTGCCGGTATGTTCTCCGCACCTCGTTGAACAAGCCCGGCAGGATATTTCGCGCTGCGAGCTGATTCATCCCTCACCTGACCGCCGCGACTGGCGAAGGTGGCTAAAAAGAACCGGGAAATTCAGCGGCCTTAATATCGCTCGCGGTACAGTTTTTGACACGCTTGAGCAGGGGATCCGGGCTGCTGTCAGTGGCCACGGTATTTCAGTAGCCGATGTGCTGCTGTGCCAGGAGGCGATAAGCAGCGGCCAGCTCGCACTCCCTTTCAGCGAAGCCATTGCCAGCGGCGAAGGCTACTGGCTTGTCTGGCCGAAGGGCTCGCCACGAATAACCAACATTGAGTTGTTCTGCAGCGCCTTAAAGGCCTCCGCGCCCTGTAACCTACCGGACTCGCTGAAGCTGCTGCGCTGAAAAGGCAAAGCGTGCAGGGCGCCAGAGGTTCGCTTATGGCACTAATATTATTATGCGCCGTTATTTGTTTGGCCCCTGACCTGTCCCGGGGTCACCCGTTATCGAAGGAATACAGTATTGCCTAGTCATCAGGATCCTCAGTTCCTCTCCGTCGCGCTTTCACGGCTCAGGCTTCGGCATTTTCAGGCACTTGATGTCCTGCAGCAGCAGGGCTCATTGCGGCGAGTGGCCGCGGAGCTGGGGCTCAGCCAGTCCGCTACCGTGGCATTGATTAACGATCTCGAGCATGCCTTTGGCATTACGCTGGTGAAGCGGGAGAAGAACGGCTCCACGCTGACCGCCGAGGCTGAAATGCTGATTGCCCGCTCAAAAATCATTCTGCAGGAGGTGGAGTTAATTCAGCGCCATGCAGTAAAGTCCAGGCAAAGCGCGGGAACGCTGCGTATTGGTGCTTCCCCCTACCTGATCAGCGTTTTGATCCCCCAGATGCTAAGTTTGTTTAACAAAAAGAAGGGCGGCGTTTATATCGATATTCAGGAAGATACGCTGGACGTTTTGCTTCAGAAACTGGCCGAAGGTGAGCTGGATGCCGTGATTGGCAACGCGGACAAAGCTGATACGCTCTCCTTCTCCGTAGAGCTGGAGCAAAGCGTCCTGTGGGATGAGTCGCTGAGCATTATCGTGGGTCAGGGCCACCCGCTTTTCGACCTAGAACAGGCAAACCTTGAGCAAATTCTTCAGGGCCCCTGGATACTGCCTCACGGCGACTCGCATATTCGCCATTTAGTCGATAAGGCTATCTCCGCGCTTGATGCCCCGCCGCTGGATCCCATGATTGAGTGTCGGGGGATCCTCAACCTTATAAACCTCGCAGCCGCGACCGGCGGGCTAAGCATCGCGCCAACCTCGGAGATAAATCAATTTTTATGGCGCAACCGGGTCAGACTGATCCCATGCCCGGTGAAAATTGCTATTCCACCCTACGCCTTTATCACCCGTAAATATAAAAAACCGCTGAGCCTCCTTGAGGATATGCGGCAATGTGCAAGGGACGCGGTAGCCTCCCTGGCGCGCGGAGAAGCCAGCTAAACCTGGCAGGTGCCGCCGTGGCGGCACCTTACGTACCCGCCGCAGCTCCCGTTAACGCCCGCTGACCTTAAATTCAGATCACGTGACTCATAAATCGTGACTTCCGCATTTCACCTTTGATCGCCACTATTTCCACATCCAGACGTTTTGCTCCGGCTCCGGTCTAAGGAATAAAAATGCAGCTGTATTATTACGAGCATTGCCCGTTTTGCGCGAAAGTTCGCTATTTTGCGGGGCTGAAAGGTATTCCCCTGACCTTGAAGATCGTCATGGCGGATGACGAAGAGACCACTACCCGGTTAGTGGGTAAAAAGGTTGTCCCCGTTTTAATAAAAGATAATGGTCAGGCGTTGGCTGAAAGTAACGACATCATTCATTATCTTGACGGCCTTGACGGCACCCCCATGTTAACGGCTGCCCCCCAGGCTGAAACAGGTGAGTGGATAACATCGCTGCGCCTTTTTCTAAAATATTTAACCTATCCGCGGTTTGCCAAAACGCCCTTCGCCGAGCTCTCAACCCCAGGCGCACGGGAGAGCTATTACCAGAAAGAAACCAAGGCGATTGGTAATCTTGAAGAGAAGTTCGCGCAATCTCAGACGTGGATTCAGGCCCTGAACGCAAAGCTTAATGAACTCGCTAACTTGCCCTGTATCTCCGCAAACAACACGGATTCACTGTCCATCACCGATATTGAGCTGTTCGTGTTCCTGCGCAATGCCAGCATCGTTAAAGGCAGTATCTGGCCCCAAAGCATTGAGCAATATCTCAACGTCAGGGCAAAAAGAAGCCAGCTTCCACTCTATTTTGATATCGCTATCTGAATAGAAAGCTGTTCATACAAAAGATGTCGTTTTAAAAACGCTGTAGAGGATCAAGATATGTATCAACATCGCAACTGGCAGGGAAATGAACTGAATATCCCGGCAGGCAAAGTCGTCTGCGTTGGCAGCAACTATGC
This region of Cedecea lapagei genomic DNA includes:
- a CDS encoding LysE family translocator codes for the protein MNLPLLAAYTLAVFMLILTPGPVVALVTGTAARHGSRKAFVTLIGTNAASLVLIAFAAMVLAGVVALTPFYLSLLGLAGSLFIGWGAVNSLQRRNRDPADIAPMSERGGWLKGFLIGVSNPKDILFFVSFFPQFMAITQDFTASIMTLSLVWIILDFAILAASILTVNRWVPERHGKLLDVISSLFLLAVALFGLVYNTGALFSLYEG
- a CDS encoding LysR family transcriptional regulator, yielding MPSHQDPQFLSVALSRLRLRHFQALDVLQQQGSLRRVAAELGLSQSATVALINDLEHAFGITLVKREKNGSTLTAEAEMLIARSKIILQEVELIQRHAVKSRQSAGTLRIGASPYLISVLIPQMLSLFNKKKGGVYIDIQEDTLDVLLQKLAEGELDAVIGNADKADTLSFSVELEQSVLWDESLSIIVGQGHPLFDLEQANLEQILQGPWILPHGDSHIRHLVDKAISALDAPPLDPMIECRGILNLINLAAATGGLSIAPTSEINQFLWRNRVRLIPCPVKIAIPPYAFITRKYKKPLSLLEDMRQCARDAVASLARGEAS
- the grxB gene encoding glutaredoxin 2, producing MQLYYYEHCPFCAKVRYFAGLKGIPLTLKIVMADDEETTTRLVGKKVVPVLIKDNGQALAESNDIIHYLDGLDGTPMLTAAPQAETGEWITSLRLFLKYLTYPRFAKTPFAELSTPGARESYYQKETKAIGNLEEKFAQSQTWIQALNAKLNELANLPCISANNTDSLSITDIELFVFLRNASIVKGSIWPQSIEQYLNVRAKRSQLPLYFDIAI
- a CDS encoding LysR substrate-binding domain-containing protein gives rise to the protein MSLPPLYALRAFEVAARLGSFSKAAGQLNVTPGAVSRHIRTLETWFECELFHRNGPKVEVTAAGHALATQLSEGFHRLDQACHAFRSGNRRLRLKSPSTLTMRWLLDVLSVFRQQYATPEIEMTSVWMDTDSVDFTREPYDCAILLGDGRFGPETEACLLFDEWLVPVCSPHLVEQARQDISRCELIHPSPDRRDWRRWLKRTGKFSGLNIARGTVFDTLEQGIRAAVSGHGISVADVLLCQEAISSGQLALPFSEAIASGEGYWLVWPKGSPRITNIELFCSALKASAPCNLPDSLKLLR